From Brassica oleracea var. oleracea cultivar TO1000 chromosome C3, BOL, whole genome shotgun sequence, a single genomic window includes:
- the LOC106335947 gene encoding mediator of RNA polymerase II transcription subunit 25 isoform X2 has product MSSEMKQLIVVAEGTAALGPYWQTIVSDYLHKIIRSFCGSELNGDRNPVSSVELSLVIFNSHGSYCGCLVQRSGWTRDVDIFLHWLSSIQFAGGGFSEAATAEGLAEALMMFPPPPGQAQPSNDLKRHCILITASNPYSLPTPIYRPKLQNAERNENGDALPESRLSDAETVASYFSRCSVSLSVVCPKQLPKIRALYNAGKLNPQSPDLSIDTVKNTFYLVLISENFVEARAALSHSATNVPQTQSPVKMDRATVPPSLPVTGPPPASLPSANGPILNRQPVSVGPVPTATVKVEPCTVSSMAAVPTFPHIPSSVARPAAQAIPSVQTSSASSVSQEMVANAENAPDVKPVVSGMTPPLRTGPPGNVNLLNNLSQVRQVMSSAALAGAASSAGQSAVAMHMSNMISTGMATSQPPSQTAFSSGQQGNTSMAGSGGLMGNAQAGQSPGPNNSFSPQTTSNVTSNLGVSQPMPGMNQGSHSGAQMMQGGISMNQNMMTSLGQGNVSSGTGGMMPTPGVGQQAQSGVQQLGGSNSSAPNMQLSQASSGALQPSQSKYVKVWEGNLSGQRQGQPVLITRLEGYRNATASDSLAANWPPTMQIVRLISQDHMNNKQYVGKADFLVFRAMNQHGFLGQLQDKKLCAVIQLPSQTLLLSVSDKACRLIGMLFPGDMVVFKPQITNQQQQQQQQHQQQQQQQQQQQIHQQQQQQQIQQQQQHQQLPQLQQQQHQLSQLQHHQQQQQQQHQLSQLQQHHQQQQTSPLNQMPQQTSPLNQMPQQQPQQMVGSGLMGGQAFAQGPGRSQQGGGGQPNMPGAGFMG; this is encoded by the exons ATGTCGTCGGAGATGAAACAGCTGATCGTGGTTGCGGAAGGCACTGCAGCCTTGGGTCCTTATTGGCAAACCATCGTCTCCGACTATCTCCACAAAATCATCAG GTCTTTCTGTGGCAGTGAGTTAAATGGAGAT AGGAACCCTGTTTCGAGTGTTGAGCTATCACTGGTCATCTTCAATTCTCATGGTTCATATTGTG GTTGCTTGGTACAAAGGAGTGGCTGGACAAGAGATGTTGATATTTTCTTGCATTGGCTTTCGTCCATACAATTCGCTGGCGGTGGTTTCAGTGAAGCCGCCACAGCCGAAGGTCTTGCCGAAGCATTGATG ATGTTTCCTCCTCCTCCAGGCCAAGCTCAACCAAGCAATGATCTTAAAAGGCACTGTATTTTAATCACAGCCAGCAACCCTTACTCGTTGCCAACACCTATATATCGCCCAAAACTGCAAAATGCGGAACGAAATGAAAATGGCGATGCGCTACCTGAAAGCCGTTTATCAGATGCCGAGACAGTGGCATCATACTTTTCTAGG TGCTCTGTTTCTTTGTCTGTTGTGTGTCCAAAGCAGCTTCCGAAGATTAGAGCCCTATACAATGCG GGAAAGCTCAATCCACAAAGTCCGGACTTGTCAATTGACACGGTCAAGAACACATTCTATCTTGTCCTGATCTCAGAGAATTTTGTGGAGGCACGTGCTGCCTTAAGTCATTCTGCTACGAATGTGCCACAGACTCAAAGCCCTGTGAAAATGGACAGGGCCACTGTCCCTCCATCTCTTCCAGTCACTGGGCCACCTCCAGCTTCTTTGCCATCAG CCAATGGACCTATTCTTAATCGGCAACCAGTTTCTGTTGGACCAGTTCCAACTGCTACTGTGAAAGTT GAGCCTTGCACTGTATCTTCTATGGCAGCAGTTCCAACTTTTCCGCATATCCCCTCCTCCGTAGCTCGGCCTGCTGCACAGGCAATTCCTTCAGTTCAAACCTCTTCAGCATCGTCAGTTTCTCAAGAAATGGTCGCCAATGCCGAGAATGCACCAGATGTTAAGCCTGTGGTTAGTGGAATGACGCCACCACTGCGTACTGGTCCTCCTGGAAATGTAAATCTGCTGAATAACCTTTCTCAAGTTCGACAAGTCATGAGCTCTGCAGCTCTGGCGGGAGCAGCCTCGTCGGCCGGGCAAAGTGCGGTTGCAATGCACATGTCGAATATGATATCGACAGGAATGGCTACATCTCAGCCTCCTTCACAAACTGCGTTTTCATCTGGACAGCAGGGAAACACTTCAATGGCTGGTTCGGGTGGACTTATGGGAAATGCGCAAGCGGGGCAAAGCCCGGGTCCTAATAATTCCTTTAGTCCTCAGACAACGTCAAACGTTACTTCGAACCTTGGTGTTTCTCAACCAATGCCAGGGATGAACCAAGGAAGTCACTCTGGTGCACAGATGATGCAAGGTGGAATTTCCATGAACCAAAACATGATGACTAGTCTCGGACAAGGAAATGTCTCATCTGGAACAGGTGGAATGATGCCTACTCCAGGGGTTGGCCAACAGGCGCAATCAGGAGTACAACAGCTTGGTGGCAGTAACAGTTCAGCTCCTAATATGCAGTTGTCACAGGCATCATCGGGGGCTCTGCAGCCTTCGCAATCCAAATACGTAAAAGTCTGGGAG GGAAATTTATCTGGGCAAAGACAAGGGCAGCCTGTTCTTATCACCAGACTTGAG GGTTACCGAAATGCTACTGCCTCGGATTC GTTGGCAGCAAACTGGCCACCAACCATGCAGATTGTTCGTCTCATATCGCAGGATCATATGAATAACAA GCAATATGTTGGGAAAGCTGACTTCCTTGTGTTTAGAGCCATGAATCAGCATGGGTTTTTAGGACAACTTCAGGATAAGAAGCTT TGTGCAGTCATCCAGCTGCCATCACAGACGCTGCTTCTCTCTGTCTCTGACAAGGCTTGCCGCTTGATTGGAATGCTTTTTCCAGGG GATATGGTTGTGTTTAAGCCGCAAATTACAAATCAGCAACAGCAGCAGCAACAACAGCACCAGCAACAACAACAACAACAGCAGCAACAACAGATCCATCAGCAGCAGCAACAACAGCAGATCCAGCAGCAACAACAACACCAACAGCTGCCACAACTCCAGCAGCAGCAACATCAATTGTCACAACTCCAACATCATCAGCAGCAACAGCAACAGCAGCATCAGCTGTCACAGCTTCAACAACATCATCAGCAGCAGCAGACTTCGCCTCTGAATCAGATGCCGCAACAGACTTCACCGCTGAATCAGATGCCACAGCAGCAGCCTCAGCAGATGGTTGGGTCAGGATTAATGGGTGGTCAAGCTTTTGCACAAGGTCCTGGAAGATCACAACAAGGTGGTGGTGGGCAGCCTAACATGCCAGGAGCTGGCTTCATGGGATGA
- the LOC106335947 gene encoding mediator of RNA polymerase II transcription subunit 25 isoform X1 has protein sequence MSSEMKQLIVVAEGTAALGPYWQTIVSDYLHKIIRSFCGSELNGDRNPVSSVELSLVIFNSHGSYCGCLVQRSGWTRDVDIFLHWLSSIQFAGGGFSEAATAEGLAEALMMFPPPPGQAQPSNDLKRHCILITASNPYSLPTPIYRPKLQNAERNENGDALPESRLSDAETVASYFSRCSVSLSVVCPKQLPKIRALYNAGKLNPQSPDLSIDTVKNTFYLVLISENFVEARAALSHSATNVPQTQSPVKMDRATVPPSLPVTGPPPASLPSANGPILNRQPVSVGPVPTATVKVEPCTVSSMAAVPTFPHIPSSVARPAAQAIPSVQTSSASSVSQEMVANAENAPDVKPVVSGMTPPLRTGPPGNVNLLNNLSQVRQVMSSAALAGAASSAGQSAVAMHMSNMISTGMATSQPPSQTAFSSGQQGNTSMAGSGGLMGNAQAGQSPGPNNSFSPQTTSNVTSNLGVSQPMPGMNQGSHSGAQMMQGGISMNQNMMTSLGQGNVSSGTGGMMPTPGVGQQAQSGVQQLGGSNSSAPNMQLSQASSGALQPSQSKYVKVWEGNLSGQRQGQPVLITRLEGYRNATASDSLAANWPPTMQIVRLISQDHMNNKQYVGKADFLVFRAMNQHGFLGQLQDKKLCAVIQLPSQTLLLSVSDKACRLIGMLFPGVSKHQDMVVFKPQITNQQQQQQQQHQQQQQQQQQQQIHQQQQQQQIQQQQQHQQLPQLQQQQHQLSQLQHHQQQQQQQHQLSQLQQHHQQQQTSPLNQMPQQTSPLNQMPQQQPQQMVGSGLMGGQAFAQGPGRSQQGGGGQPNMPGAGFMG, from the exons ATGTCGTCGGAGATGAAACAGCTGATCGTGGTTGCGGAAGGCACTGCAGCCTTGGGTCCTTATTGGCAAACCATCGTCTCCGACTATCTCCACAAAATCATCAG GTCTTTCTGTGGCAGTGAGTTAAATGGAGAT AGGAACCCTGTTTCGAGTGTTGAGCTATCACTGGTCATCTTCAATTCTCATGGTTCATATTGTG GTTGCTTGGTACAAAGGAGTGGCTGGACAAGAGATGTTGATATTTTCTTGCATTGGCTTTCGTCCATACAATTCGCTGGCGGTGGTTTCAGTGAAGCCGCCACAGCCGAAGGTCTTGCCGAAGCATTGATG ATGTTTCCTCCTCCTCCAGGCCAAGCTCAACCAAGCAATGATCTTAAAAGGCACTGTATTTTAATCACAGCCAGCAACCCTTACTCGTTGCCAACACCTATATATCGCCCAAAACTGCAAAATGCGGAACGAAATGAAAATGGCGATGCGCTACCTGAAAGCCGTTTATCAGATGCCGAGACAGTGGCATCATACTTTTCTAGG TGCTCTGTTTCTTTGTCTGTTGTGTGTCCAAAGCAGCTTCCGAAGATTAGAGCCCTATACAATGCG GGAAAGCTCAATCCACAAAGTCCGGACTTGTCAATTGACACGGTCAAGAACACATTCTATCTTGTCCTGATCTCAGAGAATTTTGTGGAGGCACGTGCTGCCTTAAGTCATTCTGCTACGAATGTGCCACAGACTCAAAGCCCTGTGAAAATGGACAGGGCCACTGTCCCTCCATCTCTTCCAGTCACTGGGCCACCTCCAGCTTCTTTGCCATCAG CCAATGGACCTATTCTTAATCGGCAACCAGTTTCTGTTGGACCAGTTCCAACTGCTACTGTGAAAGTT GAGCCTTGCACTGTATCTTCTATGGCAGCAGTTCCAACTTTTCCGCATATCCCCTCCTCCGTAGCTCGGCCTGCTGCACAGGCAATTCCTTCAGTTCAAACCTCTTCAGCATCGTCAGTTTCTCAAGAAATGGTCGCCAATGCCGAGAATGCACCAGATGTTAAGCCTGTGGTTAGTGGAATGACGCCACCACTGCGTACTGGTCCTCCTGGAAATGTAAATCTGCTGAATAACCTTTCTCAAGTTCGACAAGTCATGAGCTCTGCAGCTCTGGCGGGAGCAGCCTCGTCGGCCGGGCAAAGTGCGGTTGCAATGCACATGTCGAATATGATATCGACAGGAATGGCTACATCTCAGCCTCCTTCACAAACTGCGTTTTCATCTGGACAGCAGGGAAACACTTCAATGGCTGGTTCGGGTGGACTTATGGGAAATGCGCAAGCGGGGCAAAGCCCGGGTCCTAATAATTCCTTTAGTCCTCAGACAACGTCAAACGTTACTTCGAACCTTGGTGTTTCTCAACCAATGCCAGGGATGAACCAAGGAAGTCACTCTGGTGCACAGATGATGCAAGGTGGAATTTCCATGAACCAAAACATGATGACTAGTCTCGGACAAGGAAATGTCTCATCTGGAACAGGTGGAATGATGCCTACTCCAGGGGTTGGCCAACAGGCGCAATCAGGAGTACAACAGCTTGGTGGCAGTAACAGTTCAGCTCCTAATATGCAGTTGTCACAGGCATCATCGGGGGCTCTGCAGCCTTCGCAATCCAAATACGTAAAAGTCTGGGAG GGAAATTTATCTGGGCAAAGACAAGGGCAGCCTGTTCTTATCACCAGACTTGAG GGTTACCGAAATGCTACTGCCTCGGATTC GTTGGCAGCAAACTGGCCACCAACCATGCAGATTGTTCGTCTCATATCGCAGGATCATATGAATAACAA GCAATATGTTGGGAAAGCTGACTTCCTTGTGTTTAGAGCCATGAATCAGCATGGGTTTTTAGGACAACTTCAGGATAAGAAGCTT TGTGCAGTCATCCAGCTGCCATCACAGACGCTGCTTCTCTCTGTCTCTGACAAGGCTTGCCGCTTGATTGGAATGCTTTTTCCAGGGGTAAGTAAGCACCAA GATATGGTTGTGTTTAAGCCGCAAATTACAAATCAGCAACAGCAGCAGCAACAACAGCACCAGCAACAACAACAACAACAGCAGCAACAACAGATCCATCAGCAGCAGCAACAACAGCAGATCCAGCAGCAACAACAACACCAACAGCTGCCACAACTCCAGCAGCAGCAACATCAATTGTCACAACTCCAACATCATCAGCAGCAACAGCAACAGCAGCATCAGCTGTCACAGCTTCAACAACATCATCAGCAGCAGCAGACTTCGCCTCTGAATCAGATGCCGCAACAGACTTCACCGCTGAATCAGATGCCACAGCAGCAGCCTCAGCAGATGGTTGGGTCAGGATTAATGGGTGGTCAAGCTTTTGCACAAGGTCCTGGAAGATCACAACAAGGTGGTGGTGGGCAGCCTAACATGCCAGGAGCTGGCTTCATGGGATGA